The DNA segment CCTTCGACCGCCCGTCCGGCGAGCCGCAGACGGTGGCCGACGGCGGCTACCTGCTGCCGGGACTGGTCGACGTCCACACGCACCCCGGGTCCCCGTCCGAGGACGAACCCGTCTTCGACCCCGAGGTGTTCGCCGAGCAGATCGCGGCGCACCGGGACGCGGGGACGACGGCATTGCGGTTCCCGGGGCTGCTCGGCGAGATCCCTGAGGGCCTGCGCGAGGCCCCGGACGCCCCGCGCATGATCACAGCAGGGCGGTGGCTGGCGTGGGCGGGACTGTCGAAAAGCGCCGACTTCCACACCGTCACCGACGACCTCGTCGCCGCCGCCGTCGCGGATACCAAGGCCCACGACGGCTGGTGCAAGCTGATGGGCGACTGGGACTACGAGTCGGATCCGGTGCCGTACGACATCCTGCGTGCCGTCACCGACGCGGTGCACGCGGTCGGGGGGCGGGTCGCCGCGCACTGTCAGTCGGCGCTAGGCGTGCTGAACGCCTCGCGGGCCGGCGTCGACTCCATCGAGCACGGGATGGGCATGCCGCAGGAGTGCGTCGAGCTGATGGCCACGCACGGGACCGTGTACGTCCCCACCCTGACGACGTTCGCGCGCCGCGTGCCGGACATCAAGGACAACCCCCGTGGGCGCCTCTGGCACGAAGGCCACCGCATCATGATCCGCCGGGTCCGCGAGGCCCACGACGCCGGCGTCCGCGTCCTCGCCGGCACCGACTCCGCCCCCTTCGGCAACGTGGCCACCGAGGTCGAACACCTCATCGCCGCAGGCCTGCCGGCCGACGTGGCGGTGGGTGCGGCGAGCTGGACGGCGCGGGACTTCCTGGGTCTGCCCGGGCTGGTGGAGGGCGGGCTTGCCGACGTGACGGTGTACGACGCGGATCCGCGGGTCGAGCCGGGGGTGCTGCGGCATCCGCGGCGGATCGTGCTGCGGGGGCGGGTCGTCCGCTGAGCGGCGGGGCGACTGCCACAGGGCTCAGGGCCAGGGATCAGGGCTCGCGCGCTACCAACTCCACCTCGAAGCCGTCGCCGTTCTCCAGATAGGCGGCGTAGTGCTCGGGCCCGCCCGCATAGGGATGCCGATCCGGGAAGAGCAGGCTCCAGCCGTGCCGCGGCGCCTCCTCGACCAGGGCGTCGAGACCGGCCCGGCCGCCGGGCGCGTGGAAAGCCAGGTGATTCAGGCCGGGCCGCAGCCGGTCGTGCCGGTCGCCCCGCAGCGCCGGTGACTCCTCGACCACGAGGTACGTCTCCCCAGCACGCCAGCTGCGGCCTGCCGGCCAGTCCTGGTGGGGCTCGTAGCCCAGCCGGTCCAGCAACCACCCCCACGACCTGACCGCCCGCCCGAGGTCCGGCACCCACAGCTCGACGTGATGCAGCAACTCCTCAGCCCTTCCTTCGTGTTGGAGTTCGTTGTGGCAGACTTCCGCGCGTGGTCGATCGGTCGTTCGCGGATCCTGCGCTCGCCGCGTTGTACGACACCCTGAACCCCTGGGGGGCGGGTGACGACTTCTACCTCGGGCTCGTGAGGGACGCCGGCGCGGTGCTCGATGTCGGCTGCGGTACGGGCCGGTTGCTCCGTCGAGCCAGCGTCGACGGTCACCGTGGGCGGCTCGTGGGGCTCGATCCGGCGGCCGCCATGCTGGTGGAGGCGCGGCGGCGCGACACCGAAGTGGAATGGGTGCTCGGGGATCTGCGGACGCGGGACTGGTGCGCGGAGTTCGATCTGGTCGTGATGACCGGCCATGCGTTCCAAGTGCTGGTCTGTGAGGAGGAGTTGCGGACCTCACTGCGCGCCGTGCGCCGGGCGCTGCGCCCGGGTGGGCGGTTCGTGTTCGAGACGCGGAATCCCGCCGCGCGGGCCTGGGAGACGTGGACGCCCGAAGGCGCCCGCACGGTCACCGGCGTGGACGGGGACGCCGTACGCGTATCGCACGACGTCGAAGGACCTGTCGCCGGAGACCGGGTGACCTTCACGGAGACGTACGCCTGCGACAGCTGGCCGGCACCCGCCGTCAGCCGCACCACCCTCCGCTTCCTTGCCCCCGACGCCCTGTCCGCCTTCCTCCACGAAGCCGGCCTCATCGTCGCCGACCAGTACGGCGACTGGACAGGGACACCGGTCACGCCCGCCGCCCCGGAGATCATCACCGTGGCCCGGCGGGCCTCCTAGAGCCCTGGGCCGCCTCCGCAAAGTCCCGCCTGCCCCGCGACGCCCGGCACGCACTCTCGACTTCGCCCGAGCGGGGCGACCCCCGTCGCATCGCCGCCCTCCTCCGCCGTACGGCTGCACGCACCAGGCCCCGCTCAGGCCGGCTGCCCTGCGCCTAGGACCTGTCGTCCGACTCCTCCAGCGCCACCAGCGCCGGATCCAGCACGATGTCCTCGTCCCGCGCCTCGATCGTCGGCTCCTCCGGGAAGTGACAGGCCGTCAGGTGGCCGTCGTGGTTGCCGGCGATCTGGATCAGCGGGGGCTCCTCGGCCGCGCACTTGTCCTGGGCCTTCCAGCAGCGGGTGCGGAAACGGCAGCCGGAGGGCGGGGAGATGGGGGACGGTACGTCGCCGGCCAGGCGGATCCGTTCGCGCGCCGGAGCCTCCTCGTCGGCCACGCTCACCTCGGGCACCGCGGACAGCAGGGCGTGGGTGTAGGGGTGCCGGGGGCGGGTGTAGATGGAGTCGCGGTCGCCGACCTCGATGATCTTGCCGAGGTACATGACCGCGACGCGCTGCGAGAAGTGCCGGACCACCGCCAGGTCGTGGGCGATGAACAGGAACGCGATGCCGAGTTCCTGCTGGACCTTCTGGAGCAGGTTCACGACCTGTGCCTGGATGGAGACGTCGAGGGCCGAGACCGGCTCGTCGGCCACGATCAGCTTCGGTTCGAGGGCCAGCGCCCTTGCCACGCCGATGCGCTGGCGCTGACCGCCGGAGAACTCGTGCGGGAAGCGGTTGTAGTGCTCGGGGTTCAGGCCGACGATCTCCAGCAGCTCCCTGACCCGTTTCTCCCTTCCGCCGTCCGGCTCGATCCCGTTGATCTCCATCGGGCCGGAGATGATCTTGCCGACCGTCTGGCGCGGGTTCAGGGACGCGTACGGGTCCTGGAAGATCATCTGGATCTCGGAGCGAACCGGCGACAGCTGCCTGCGCGTGGCGTGCGTGATGTCCTTGCCCCGGTAAGCGATCCGGCCGCTCGTCGGCTCCATGAGTTTGGTGATCAGCCGTCCGGTCGTCGACTTGCCGCAGCCCGACTCCCCCACCAGCCCGAAGCTCTCGCCGACATGCACCGTCAGGTCGATGCCGTCGACCGCCTGCACCTGGCCGACGGTGTGCCGGATCGGGAAGCCGCCCTTGACCGGGAAGTGCTTCACGAGCCCTTCCACTTCCAGCAGCGGTTCGCCGGACGCGTCGGTGGCGGCCCCGCGGGGTGCGGGGAGGACGAGGTCCTCTGTCATAGCCGTAGTCCTCCTCAGACGGGGCTGTTCGGGGGCGCTGGGTCGTGCTTCGCGGGGCAGGCGGGACTTTGCGGACATGGCCTAGTGCAGTCGGGGTTTGATCTCCTCGGTGAAAATGGTCCGCTTCTGGTCCGCCGTCAAGTGGCAGGCCGAGGAGCGGTCCGGGCCCAGCAGCGGGACCTCGGTGACACAGCGCGGGCCGCCGACCCGGTCCTGGAAGGTGCAGCGGGGGTGGAAGCGGCAGCCGGAGGGCGGGCGCAGCAGGGACGGCGGAGTGCCGGGGATCGGGGCCAGCGGAGTGTGCGGGTCCGAGTCCAGGCGTGGCATCGAGTTCAGCAGGCCCCAGGTGTACGGGTGTTGTGGCGCCCTCAGTACCTCGTTGACCGTGCCGCGCTCCGCCGCCCGGCCCGCGTACATCACCATGATGTCGTCGGCCATGTCGGCGATCACCCCGAGGTCGTGGGTGATGAAGATGATCGCCGAGCCGAACTCCCGCTGGAGGTCCTTGAGCAGATCCAGGATCTGCGCCTGGACCGTGACGTCCAGCGCGGTGGTCGGTTCGTCGGCGATCAGCAGGTCCGGATCGCAGATCAGCGACATCGCGATCATCGCGCGCTGGCGCATACCGCCGGAGAACTGGTGCGGATAGTCCTTCGCCCGCTGCTTGGGGTTGGGGATGCCGACCTTCCCCAGCATGTCCACCGCCCGCTCCCAGGCGGCCTTCTTGGAGACGCGCATGTGCTTCATGTACGGCTCGGCGATCTGCCGGCCCACCGTGTAGTACGGCGACAGCGCGGTGAGCGGGTCCTGGAAGATCATGGCGACCTTGTTGCCGCGCAGCTTCTCCAGCTCGGACTCCCGGGCCGTGGTCAGCTCCTGGCCCTCCAGGAGGATCTCGCCCTCGACGGTGGTGAACATGGGGTTGTGCAGCCCGAGGATCGTCAGGTTCGTCACCGACTTGCCCGAGCCGGACTCGCCGACGATCCCCAGCGTGCTGCCGCGCTCCAGGTCGAAGGAGAGCCCGTCCACGGCCCGTACGACGCCGTCCTCGGTCTTGAAGCTGACGTGCAGGTCCCGCACCGACAGGAACGCGTCCGCGTCGGCCGGGACCGGGGCGCCGGCCTCCTTGGTCAGAGTGGTCACGTCAGTGCTCCTACCTAGGACAACCGCACGCGCGGGTCGATGAAGGCGTACGTCGCGTCGACGACGATGTTGCAGAGCAGGATCATGGTGGCGGAGAACAGCATCACGCCCAGCAGCAGCGGCAGATCGCTGAAGAACACCGACTCCACCGCCAGCCGGCCGAGCCCCGGCAGACCGAAGGTGTACTCCGTGATGATGGCACCGCCGAGCAGCGAGCCGAGGTCGATGCCGAAAATGGTGACGATGGGGATCAGCGAGCCTCGCCAGGCGTAGCGGAAGAAGACGTACCGCCGTGACATGCCCTTGGCCCGGGCGGTGCGGACGTGTTCCTCCTGGAGTTGCTCGATCATCGACGAGCGGGACATACGGGTGTACTGCGAGGCGAAGATCGTGGAGAGGACGACCCAGGGGATGATCAGGCCCGTGAACCAGGCGCCCGGGTTCTGGGTGAACTCGTTGTAGGCGGGCTTGTCGAAGACATGGGTCTGGTAGACGAGGATCGCCAGGACCAGCGGGCCGAGGAAGTAGATCTGCATCGAGCTGATCACCATCGCGCCGGCCGTGAAGGTCTTGTCGATGAGCGTGCCGCGCTTCCACGCGGCGATCAGGCCGGTGCCGAGCCCGACGATCAGGAAGCAGACCGCCCCGCCCATGGTGAGCGAGAGTGTGGTGGGCAGGCGGTCCATGAGGGTGCCCCACACCTGCTCGTTGGAGTGGTACGAGTAGCCGAAGCAGGGGGCGGGGCACGGGCCTTGGGCGAAGTCGTCGCTGCCCGTGACGAGGTTGGTCAGGAAGATCCAGTACTGCTCGGGGATCGGCTTGTCGAGGCCCAGCACCCGGTGCAGGTTCTCCAGGTTGGCCGGGGTGCACGTCTTGCCGCACATCAGGAGCGCCGGGTCGCGCGGCATCCCGAAGAACAGCAGGAACGCGACGATGCTCAGCAGGAAGAGGATGACGACGGCGCCGAGGGACCGGCGGACCAGGAAGCGCAGCATGGCAAGCAGCTCTCAGACGTCGGCGGGCCGGGTGGCACCCGGTGCGCCGTCCCCAGGGGGCAGGAGGGCGGACGCACCGGGTGCCGGGCGGGCGGGGTTACTTGACGTACAGGCGGCGCGGGTCGACGCCGGCGATGATGTCGTCGTAGACGAGGCCGCCAACCTTGGATCCGGCGATCTGGGTCTGCTTGTAGTACGCGGTCGGGACGACGTTGACGACGTCCTTCACCAGGTACTCGTTGAGCTTGTTCCACTCGGTCGCGGCCTTGACCGGGTCGGTGAT comes from the Streptomyces sp. NBC_00443 genome and includes:
- a CDS encoding amidohydrolase family protein — its product is MALHLRGTTLPDGTHRDLWLLGDRITFDRPSGEPQTVADGGYLLPGLVDVHTHPGSPSEDEPVFDPEVFAEQIAAHRDAGTTALRFPGLLGEIPEGLREAPDAPRMITAGRWLAWAGLSKSADFHTVTDDLVAAAVADTKAHDGWCKLMGDWDYESDPVPYDILRAVTDAVHAVGGRVAAHCQSALGVLNASRAGVDSIEHGMGMPQECVELMATHGTVYVPTLTTFARRVPDIKDNPRGRLWHEGHRIMIRRVREAHDAGVRVLAGTDSAPFGNVATEVEHLIAAGLPADVAVGAASWTARDFLGLPGLVEGGLADVTVYDADPRVEPGVLRHPRRIVLRGRVVR
- a CDS encoding VOC family protein yields the protein MLHHVELWVPDLGRAVRSWGWLLDRLGYEPHQDWPAGRSWRAGETYLVVEESPALRGDRHDRLRPGLNHLAFHAPGGRAGLDALVEEAPRHGWSLLFPDRHPYAGGPEHYAAYLENGDGFEVELVAREP
- a CDS encoding class I SAM-dependent methyltransferase, which gives rise to MVDRSFADPALAALYDTLNPWGAGDDFYLGLVRDAGAVLDVGCGTGRLLRRASVDGHRGRLVGLDPAAAMLVEARRRDTEVEWVLGDLRTRDWCAEFDLVVMTGHAFQVLVCEEELRTSLRAVRRALRPGGRFVFETRNPAARAWETWTPEGARTVTGVDGDAVRVSHDVEGPVAGDRVTFTETYACDSWPAPAVSRTTLRFLAPDALSAFLHEAGLIVADQYGDWTGTPVTPAAPEIITVARRAS
- a CDS encoding ABC transporter ATP-binding protein; the protein is MTEDLVLPAPRGAATDASGEPLLEVEGLVKHFPVKGGFPIRHTVGQVQAVDGIDLTVHVGESFGLVGESGCGKSTTGRLITKLMEPTSGRIAYRGKDITHATRRQLSPVRSEIQMIFQDPYASLNPRQTVGKIISGPMEINGIEPDGGREKRVRELLEIVGLNPEHYNRFPHEFSGGQRQRIGVARALALEPKLIVADEPVSALDVSIQAQVVNLLQKVQQELGIAFLFIAHDLAVVRHFSQRVAVMYLGKIIEVGDRDSIYTRPRHPYTHALLSAVPEVSVADEEAPARERIRLAGDVPSPISPPSGCRFRTRCWKAQDKCAAEEPPLIQIAGNHDGHLTACHFPEEPTIEARDEDIVLDPALVALEESDDRS
- a CDS encoding ABC transporter ATP-binding protein, coding for MTTLTKEAGAPVPADADAFLSVRDLHVSFKTEDGVVRAVDGLSFDLERGSTLGIVGESGSGKSVTNLTILGLHNPMFTTVEGEILLEGQELTTARESELEKLRGNKVAMIFQDPLTALSPYYTVGRQIAEPYMKHMRVSKKAAWERAVDMLGKVGIPNPKQRAKDYPHQFSGGMRQRAMIAMSLICDPDLLIADEPTTALDVTVQAQILDLLKDLQREFGSAIIFITHDLGVIADMADDIMVMYAGRAAERGTVNEVLRAPQHPYTWGLLNSMPRLDSDPHTPLAPIPGTPPSLLRPPSGCRFHPRCTFQDRVGGPRCVTEVPLLGPDRSSACHLTADQKRTIFTEEIKPRLH
- a CDS encoding ABC transporter permease; the protein is MLRFLVRRSLGAVVILFLLSIVAFLLFFGMPRDPALLMCGKTCTPANLENLHRVLGLDKPIPEQYWIFLTNLVTGSDDFAQGPCPAPCFGYSYHSNEQVWGTLMDRLPTTLSLTMGGAVCFLIVGLGTGLIAAWKRGTLIDKTFTAGAMVISSMQIYFLGPLVLAILVYQTHVFDKPAYNEFTQNPGAWFTGLIIPWVVLSTIFASQYTRMSRSSMIEQLQEEHVRTARAKGMSRRYVFFRYAWRGSLIPIVTIFGIDLGSLLGGAIITEYTFGLPGLGRLAVESVFFSDLPLLLGVMLFSATMILLCNIVVDATYAFIDPRVRLS